From the genome of Vigna angularis cultivar LongXiaoDou No.4 chromosome 11, ASM1680809v1, whole genome shotgun sequence, one region includes:
- the LOC108333927 gene encoding uncharacterized protein LOC108333927 — protein MVMDFESNYDIAASALFIHTHNFNRVALQFPDNLLKDSTRVVTALRKRLQSLKKIDVSESGYEADVGLFVMADTAYGSCCVDEVGASHINVDCVIHYGHTCFSPTTTLPSFFVFGKASICVADCVESMSKYALTNSKPVMVLFGLEYAHSMQQIKEALLESSMSCRIDPKPEVHFADVPSSVMFPSKDIKKIKGLQELACGCNGESGTTYSIGGLTWKLPQGQSMDDYLLFWIGLDDSAFANVVLTFNTCEIVRYYANENQMVTDLVQQRRILKRRYYLVERAKDANIVGILVGTLGVAGYLHIINQMKELITGAGKKAYTLVMGKPNPAKLANFPECDVFIYVSCAQTALLDSKEYLAPVITPFEAMIAFNRGSQWTGAYVMEFRDLINLPQMEAGDQGEEEARFSFLKGGYIEDFENQENVEEEREALALVNATEKALQLRNNSNALMKGNAKSGAEFLANRSYQGLTMPSENTSPEPYLIGRRGRASGYEDENNKQT, from the exons ATGGTGATGgattttgaatcaaattatGATATTGCCGCCTCTGCTCTATTCATTCATACTCACAACTTCAATAGAGTTGCCTTACAA TTTCCAGATAATCTTCTAAAAGATTCAACAAGAGTGGTCACTGCTCTGCGCAAGAGACTTCAatcattgaaaaaaattgatgtCTCAGAAAGTGGGTACGAGGCAGACGTAGGATTGTTTGTGATGGCAGACACGGCGTATGGCAGCTGCTGTGTTGATGAAGTTGGAGCATCACATATTAATGTTGATTGTGTCATACATTATGGACATACATGTTTTAGTCC GACAACAACTCTGCCatccttttttgtttttgggaAGGCTTCCATTTGCGTAGCTGATTGCGTTGAAAGTATGTCAAAATATGCTCTGACAAATAGTAAGCCTGTCATG GTCCTTTTTGGGCTGGAATATGCACATTCAATGCAACAAATTAAAGAAGCACTGTTAGAATCATCAATGTCATGCAGAATTGACCCTAAGCCAGAAGTTCACTTTGCTGATGTTCCATCTTCAGTTATGTTTCCAtcaaaagatattaaaaagataaaagggcTCCAAGAACTAGCTTGTGGTTGCAATGGGGAAAGTGGCACTACGTATAGCATTGGGGGATTAACTTGGAAATTACCTCAAGGACAAAGCATGGATGACTACTTGCTCTTTTGGATTGGACTTGATGATTCAGCTTTTGCTAATGTTGTGCTCACATTCAATACTTGTGAAATAG TCAGATATTATGCAAATGAAAATCAAATGGTGACAGACTTGGTTCAACAAAGGAGGATTCTTAAACGTAG ATATTACCTTGTGGAGAGAGCTAAGGATGCTAATATTGTTGGGATTTTAGTTGGAACTCTTGGTGTTG CTGGTTATCTTCACATAATCAATCAAATGAAGGAGCTCATAACTGGAGCAGGCAAGAAGGCCTATACTTTGGTTATGGGAAAGCCAAACCCAGCTAAACTTGCTAACTTTCCTGAG TGTGatgtttttatatatgtttcttgTGCCCAAACTGCTCTACTGGATAGCAAAGAGTATCTAGCTCCAGTTATTACTCCCTTTGAAGCAATGATAGCTTTCAATAG GGGAAGCCAGTGGACAGGAGCCTATGTAATGGAATTTCGAGATCTAATTAATTTGCCTCAAATGGAAGCTGGAGACCAAGGGGAAGAAGAAGCACGGTTTTCATTCTTGAAGGGTGGATACattgaagattttgaaaatcAAG AAAATGttgaggaagaaagagaagccCTTGCTTTGGTAAATGCAACAGAGAAGGCACTGCAGTTGCGGAATAACTCTAATGCTCTAATGAAAGGAAATGCTAAATCAGGAGCAGAGTTTTTAGCTAATCGATCTTATCAGGGACTGACTATGCCCAGTGAGAACACCTCCCCAGAGCCATACCTCataggaagaagaggaagagcaTCTGGGTACGAGGATGAGAACAACAAACAGACATAA
- the LOC108333926 gene encoding uncharacterized protein LOC108333926: MASLSRGLVLTSAMLLSTTLLYVAFSRQKSNLSFRIHHSNKPTLRSCLYSEEKKRERKKTKKKVKFADSVKKEGRERKDENRVSKNCRDESSDCVGMPANRIALYNGILRERVHRTECSY, encoded by the exons ATGGCTTCCCTCTCACGGGGTCTTGTTCTCACCTCTGCCATGCTTCTCTCAACCACTCTCCTCTACGTTGCTTTCTCCAGGCAAAAATCCAACCTTTCTTTTCGGATTCATCACTCCAACAAACCCACCTTGCGTTCTTGCTTGTATTCGG AGGAAAAGAAACGGGAGAgaaagaagacgaagaagaaagtgaaatttGCAGATAGTGTGAAGAAGgaagggagagaaagaaaagacgAAAACAGAGTATCGAAAAACTGCAGGGACGAATCCTCAGATTGTGTCGGAATGCCGGCTAACAGAATCGCTTTGTATAACGGGATTTTGAGGGAGCGAGTGCACAGAACGGAGTGTTCTTATTGA